One Polyodon spathula isolate WHYD16114869_AA chromosome 58, ASM1765450v1, whole genome shotgun sequence genomic window carries:
- the LOC121307710 gene encoding U11/U12 small nuclear ribonucleoprotein 35 kDa protein-like: IEYKEEHALLKAHRDANKLIVDQRELFVDFEQERTLKGWVPRRLGGGLGGKKESGQLRFGGRDRPFRKPINLPLMMSDHSFTDRQHARGERQLSQQRVRDRQREKGIDRDERRRDRSQDRERARREERERRDRDHDKERKDIKRERHRSKEHDSKRVKGENRHRDKDRHKDRK; this comes from the coding sequence ATTGAATACAAGGAGGAGCACGCCCTTTTAAAAGCTCACAGGGATGCCAATAAGCTGATTGTGGACCAGCGTGAGCTCTTTGTGGACTTTGAACAGGAGAGAACCCTGAAAGGCTGGGTCCCACGCCGCCTTGGGGGAGGGCTGGGGGGTAAGAAGGAATCAGGGCAGTTGAGGTTCGGCGGACGGGACAGACCTTTCCGAAAACCCATCAATCTGCCCCTGATGATGAGTGACCACTCGTTTACGGACAGGCAGCACGCAAGAGGAGAGAGGCAGCTCTCCCAGCAGAGAGTACGCGACAGGCAGAGGGAGAAGGGTATTGACAGAGATGAGAGACGGAGGGACAGATCCCAGGACAGAGAGAGGGCAAGAAGGGAAGAGAGAGAACGGAGAGATAGGGATCATGACAAAGAAAGGAAAGACATTAAGCGGGAGAGACACAGAAGCAAAGAGCACGACTCCAAAAGAGTAAAGGGTGAAAACAGACACAGGgacaaggacagacacaaagacagaaaataa